A window of the Salvelinus sp. IW2-2015 linkage group LG3, ASM291031v2, whole genome shotgun sequence genome harbors these coding sequences:
- the LOC111950798 gene encoding ras-related and estrogen-regulated growth inhibitor-like, which yields MAKSPEMKLAVFGRAGVGKSALVVRFLTRRFIWEYDPTLESTYRHQATIDDEVVTMEILDTAGQEDTQQKESHMRWGDGFVIVYDITDRGSFDEVAPLRGLLEEVKKPKNVPLVLVGNKADLDHARQVGTEEGERLAAEMACAFYECSACADEGGMVAEAFHELCRELRRRKVVQGKARRRSSTTHVKQAINKMLTKISS from the exons CTCTAGTGGTGAGGTTTCTGACCAGACGTTTCATCTGGGAGTATGACCCAACGCTTG AGTCAACATATCGCCATCAAGCAACCATAGACGATGAGGTTGTGACCATGGAGATCCTTGACACAGCCGGACAG GAGGACACGCAGCAGAAGGAGAGCCACATGCGCTGGGGYGATGGCTTCGTCATTGTCTATGACATCACTGACCGGGGCAGCTTTGACGAAGTGGCTCCTTTGCGAGGCCTCCTAGAGGAAGTCAAGAAACCCAAGAATGTCCCTTTGGTTCTGGTGGGCAACAAAGCCGACCTAGACCATGCCCGACAGGTGGGCACAGAGGAGGGCGAGCGGCTGGCTGCTGAGATGGCGTGTGCCTTCTACGAGTGCTCGGCGTGCGCCGACGAGGGTGGCATGGTGGCGGAAGCATTCCATGAGCTGTGTCGCGAGTTGAGGCGCCGCAAGGTGGTCCAGGGCAAGGCCAGGCGCCGTAGCTCCACCACCCACGTCAAGCAGGCCATCAACAAGATGCTGACCAAGATCAGCAGCTAG